The following nucleotide sequence is from Rattus norvegicus strain BN/NHsdMcwi chromosome 13, GRCr8, whole genome shotgun sequence.
ACCCTGTCCATAGCTTGCCTACCTCCATCCCAGCTGGGTCCAGCAGCCAGGAAAGGAGCAGCCCTAGTACATGGACGGCTGTTCTCACCTCAATAGGCTGGGGCCCAGGGCATTGTGGGTTACTTCATATGGACACCAAAGACACTCTGCACCCCAGCCTCTCCCAGGTAGGCCCCAGAACAGCTGCCTGCTCCCTTAGCCCTCCTGGGCAGCTCAGTGTTTGTAAGAGACTAGAAACAAATGCCTGCGCTTTTATTTGAGCTAAGCAAACCATGAATGAGAGGCTTCCTTGTTCTGACCTCAGTGTTGCTGTCTGTAAAGTGGGGGAAATGACCACCTACTGTCTCCCACAATCAGGTTGTGAGAACTAAATAGGCAGTGTGTGAGCGTCACACAAAGCAGGTACTCGGTAAGTTTGTCAAGTGAATAAATGACCAGATAAAAGCTCAGCCCTCCAAGTACTCTGTCTCTGGAACTGCAGGGATGTCAAGATAATGCCTCAGCACTACATGGCCGGAGAAAAGCTGCATCAGCTGAGACACTGCACTAAGAACACCTATATAGGACATGGTGGTACCTGTGTTCACCCAGCCCAGCCTGCCTACCTGCTGCAGGGCAAGTGATCACAGCTCCTGACTGCCAGCAGTGGCCCCccacacttaaaaacaaaaacaaaaccaactggCCAGGCCACAAAGTGCATGGCCAACCGTGCCACCCATATGAAAAAGCTAATGGAAAGTGAATGCTGGGTTAGCATGCATGATGTCCTCGGTTTCGTGCCCGGCTGTAcatgccagtaatcccagcagTTACATCGTAGACACAGGagagtaagttcaaggtcatttcagctacatagtgagtttgaggtcagcatgggCTAAACGAGCCCCTATCTCAGAAACAGCAACATCCTTGATTGGTAGGCTATGATCTAGACTCACTCCATctacttctccctctcccccacgcCATCCAGTCTCCAATCCTCAAGTATCCCCAGACTGGCAGGATTCTCCACTGTCCACACATGTCCAAGGCCTGAAGCTGTGTTGCTGCCAGGGCCTAGTCCAGAGCCTGGTATGCATAGCCAGGTCTCTCCTGAGCTCCAGAAGCCTTGCCACAGAccatcctcctccttcacctGGAGTTGTGGTAGGAACTCTTGTGATGATGCCCACGGCACTGTCACAAGGACAAGGCCCTACTTAATCCTGGCTATGAGCTGCAGGGCTCTCCCTGTCCCATGCTCAGCCAGCCCAGGGGGCcttgaagaaaacacaaaccaagGACAACCTGGAAGACTCTAGCATTGATcttgccctgcctgcctgcctgtctgcctgcctgcctgcctggggtgtgtgggagaggggaggtagAGTTGGTTctgtcttcccctcctccctcccccacagccCTCCACCTCAAGGCCTTGAGCTCCCCAGAGTCGCTGAAGACCCAGAGCATGTTTGAAGGTCAGCTGAGAGTGAGCTTCACATGGCAAATGTCCGACATTGCACAGGATAGGAAGGGAACACCTGAGAGGGCCGGGAATGGCTGCCTCCTTACTCTTCATCCTACTGATGGGGCTGGGATGAACAAGGGAAGTAAGAGCCCGGAAAGCAGAAGGCGAGGAAGGGAGGATCTCTTACAGCCCGGGGATTGAgccagagacactgggcctggcagAGGCTCAAAGGGCGTCTGCAGGAAACCTGGGTCCCTCGGGCCAGGGCCACCTGGGAGAGgagtacagaagaaagaaagatggagacGGAGGAAAGAAAGTCATAGGGCGAAAGCGGGAgctgttggtagagtgcttagcTGGCATGCACtaagccctgggttcaagtcccaaaACTCCACACGCCATTCGAGAGGACACATGCCTGTgattctagcactggggaggtcGGGGCAGAAGAACAGGGATTCCAGGTCATTCTGAAGCAAACTTGAACTAGGTTGAGAGACGAGAATGAAAGCCCAGGGAAGCCAGAGAACTCAGGCAACCCGGATCCACAGTACCTGGCCTCACTGGACCTCCCAGCCACGCACGGTAAGTGTGTGGCCTGGGCCCATAGACAGGCATGCCAGGCTGGGGGAGCAGTGGCCCAGTGGCTGTCGACCCTCCAGTCTCAGGACACTAGCCTGGGCCCTTCATATGCACTTCTCCCCTTGGTCACTTTCATTCTTCCACCTGCCAAACCATCTCAGGGCAGGGCTAAGAAGATGACTCGGTCTGCAACCTGCTTGTCACATAAGCATGAGGTCCCCAGCATCTATATAAAAGCCAGGCCTGTGTCTATAATCCCAGGGCTGGGAAACTGTACACAGGAGGAGTCTCCTGTACTTGTGGGCCAGCTAGTTTAGCCAAATTAGtgagcactttaaaaaaaaaaaaaaaaggcctgtaAGGCCTGCAGAGCTCAGATAAAGGCAATTAGTAAGGATCTGTAAGTCTACAGTCCTCATAAGCTAGCAAATGGGTGGTCTGTGACCAGGGCCCCTGTCCAGGCTAGGGTGACCTTGGGCAGGGTGGATCTGGGCTCCCTGCCTCACTTCCCACTCTTTGGGAAGTAAGGATGTGTGATACGGGAAGGGTCTGAGAAATGATAGAACTCAAGAGGTCTCTAAATCGTACCCGAGGGTGGCTGTGCTATAGTAGCTACTAAGATCAtcacctcctccccttcctcaacAGTTGAGACTGCCATGGCGTCTGCTTCCCCTCTAATGACAGGATCTAAACCTATTCCCTCAGTCACCCGGAGGTGAGCACGGAGGTCTGGGATGTGGGAGAGCTAGCTCACTTCTCGGggtgtatacatatacactccCTTCCTCCGTGGCCTGGAGGCTTAACCCGCACtcaaaattttcatttgttttggcatgcgcgtgcgtgcgtgcgtgcgtgcgtgcgtgcgtgcgtgcgtgcgaccctgggctcaaactcaggtcatcgagGTTGCCACCAGGTACCACGGTACTTTTGAAAAGCCAAGAGATCCAGCTTTGGAACATCAACAGATCATAACTAGTTGGGGACTGGAACGGTAAACAAATTTGTAATTCACTAATTTGCTAATTGcctttcagctggtcttctgccATCTTCTTTGTGACATATGTGTCAGGCAAGGGCTCTGAGAATATAGGGAACAGGCTGTGGGGACTTCTGGCATTGGAACTGGACACCTGGACCAaacccctcctcccctgccccagaCATCACACAAGGCAGAAAGCCCGTGGCACTCCATCTTTTATTGTCTTAAACTGTACACGAATGTGAAATACTTAAGACAGCCAGTCTGTGGGGGGAATTGTTTGGTTTTAAGTTATTATGAAACAGAACCTAAGGAGGGCTTTATTAAATAAACTAAAGATGAGGACTTACAGTACATACCTCCACTCCACCAGTCATTTATTTTACTCTACCTTCTGGGTGTATAAGGACAGAGAAGACACAtcaactgaataaaaaaaaaatcatttataccCTGAATCGCTGGCAGGCCACTCAAAGGGCTGTTTAGAACATCTACCTCATAGAAGATGGCCTCACcgtctaataaaaattaaaactgatcCGCTGGCCTCTTTGGTTCCAAAATTATGTATAATACATTTAACTGTATTCATTTTTCTGCAgctataaaaataactttttttcaAATGGCAGTTTCTGACTAACCATGCAACTAGATCAGTGCAAACATTGAAAGCAATCATTCGCTTAGAAAAGAAGCAAAAGATTTCATTTcaagtataaaaatataaaagagtcGTACGAGTCCAGTTTCGCCTAGTGTGGGTCAACCCTTTAAATTGCATAGTTCACGTGGCACTTGGGCATCCACGAGGACTGCCATGTCAGCTCTTGCCCCAGGGCCACTTCTGGACACACGTAGACCTGCAAGTGCTATTGTGGTGTGCATTCACGCAGGACCGCAAGTGCTTTGTGGAGCAGGCAGGAGGGCACTTGAAGTGGGCAGGAGCCATGTCCACGGACAACCCTGAAGCCGGGGCCCACCCACAGGGACAACTTCTGCAAAGCAACTGaaagctctccctctctccccaagaCCAGCTGAGCAGCGCCTCAGAACACCTCCGCTCTACCACTGCCTCCctggtctcttcccattgcctaATGGCCATCCCTGCCCATCTCAGCAGGGCACTAGGAGGATGTCCCCAGCAAAGGGCACCGATTGCAACATTATTCTTTCCTTCTCACTTCGATTCGTTTGGCCTTTCCGCTTCAAAGGTCATAGCTGATAGGCTGGCTCCTTTTCAATTCTGCAACTGGCACCAAATAACCTGTCAGTTGTTGGAGATGAGTTTAAAGCATAAAATTAAGACCCttattctctccctccccaaacaaccctgaacacacacacacacacacacacacacacacacacacacacaccagtcccaCCAGGGACCCAAGTGACAGACAGTCAAAGGGTCACTGTCCCTGCTCCATGGTCTCTGTGACAGGCGAGTCCCTCCTGGGCTACTTGCCCTCTCCAAGAACAGGGGCGGCAAAGCTCTGCTGGCCTCGAAGCACGGAGGATGCCAGGCAGGCGGGGAGTGAGCAGGCAGGACTGTGCCAGGCGCTGTGGTGAAGACCCGGGACAAGTCAGGGATACGTGGCCCTCCACCCGCCTGTGCTCCCACCCGGCTTTTCCTCTTGGTGGCTCTCTGgctcactctctctgtgtcctccgtctttgtgtgcttttgtgtgtacTCAGAAGGCGCGATTCAGAGTGCCCAGCCAGCTGGTGGGAATGGTGGCTGCTCACCCCCATTCTTTCCGACTGACAGGCCTTGGTAGCTGAGCTGCCGGTTTGTCACCGCATCCGTTTGCTGGTATCCCGGAGGCCGCTGTGTGGGTGGCAGACCGTATGAGTCTGGCTATGCGTGTCTATGTGTGCAGTTAGGAGTCTCTGGTGTCACAGAAGGGTTCTCCCTCTGGTTCTGACTGGTCTTCTGTGAAGCGGGAGAACGTTCTGTCAGGCCTCACCTTGGCACTCTTCACAACCCAATGAACAACCACACTCAGCCCACCTGCCTCTCCTGCTCCCTCAAAGACCCACAGGCCTGTGCTCCGCCCCATCGCCTCTGTCAGGCGCAGCCACACTCCTCCACGATCATGTTGGGCACGTCCCGCTTGACGATGTTGTACTCGTCATCAAAGTAGAGCATAGACATAGAACTCAGCTTGGTGGGGATGCAGCAAGAGTTCACCGGCCCAGGGTTCAGGCCACGCATGCGGTACTGGTTCACCACAGCCGTGTGGAAGGAGGAGGCTGAACCAGGGACCCCAGCCAGGTAGGCCGGGCAGCTGCCCTCACAGTAGTTCCCGTAGTAGCCAGTGGGTGCAATGATCCAGTCGTTCCAGCCGATGAGCCGAAAGTCGATGAAGAACTGTTGCCTGCAACAGAGGCTGGTCCGCCCGTCACACTCCAGGCCCCGTTTTCGGATGCGATGTCTGCTATCGCCCAGCCGGGCCTGCACCACTACAAAGGGCCGGTGTGACTCCTCACCGGGGTCCACGAACACAGGCACCACGGCCAGCTCCTGGCAGCTGTCACACTGAACATCCAGGTTAAGGCGTCTCTCGCCTCGCTCAAACAAGGCCTGGATGGCCTCTGTAATGGGGAAGGTATGCCAGCCACTACGTTTTAGGTCCACCTTCTTCTCCACCACATTCCACCTGTCACCGTGACCCTGTTCTTGGAAGTACACCTTGACCCGTACCTTCCTCCGGCTGCCCTTCTCCAGGACATAGGGGAGCAGTTTCAGGTACAGCCACAGGCTGGCCTGCACCACAAATAGGTTCTGGTTGCCTTCGTTAGAGACGAAGAAGTACAGGCGGACCCGGGAG
It contains:
- the Inhbb gene encoding inhibin beta B chain precursor, which encodes MDGLPGRALGAACLLLLAAGWLGPEAWGSPTPPPSPAAPPPPPPPGAPGGSQDTCTSCGGGGGGFRRPEELGRVDGDFLEAVKRHILSRLQLRGRPNITHAVPKAAMVTALRKLHAGKVREDGRVEIPHLDGHASPGADGQERVSEIISFAETDGLASSRVRLYFFVSNEGNQNLFVVQASLWLYLKLLPYVLEKGSRRKVRVKVYFQEQGHGDRWNVVEKKVDLKRSGWHTFPITEAIQALFERGERRLNLDVQCDSCQELAVVPVFVDPGEESHRPFVVVQARLGDSRHRIRKRGLECDGRTSLCCRQQFFIDFRLIGWNDWIIAPTGYYGNYCEGSCPAYLAGVPGSASSFHTAVVNQYRMRGLNPGPVNSCCIPTKLSSMSMLYFDDEYNIVKRDVPNMIVEECGCA